From a single Piliocolobus tephrosceles isolate RC106 chromosome 21, ASM277652v3, whole genome shotgun sequence genomic region:
- the PWWP3A gene encoding PWWP domain-containing DNA repair factor 3A isoform X4, translating to MMADAKYVLCRWEKRLWPAKVLARTETSTKNKRKKEYFLDVQIVSLEEKIKVKSTEVEILEKSQIEAIASSLGNANPLS from the exons ATGATGGCGGATGCCAAGTATGTTCTCTGCCGATGGGAAAAGCGGTTATGGCCTGCAAAG gttTTGGCCCGAACTGAGACTTcaacaaaaaataagagaaaaaaggaatattttctaGATGTTCAAATCGTCTCCCTAGAGGAAAA AATTAAGGTGAAAAGCACCGAAGTTGAGATCCTAGAGAAGTCTCAAATTGAAGCCATTGCCTCCTCGTTAG GGAACGCGAATCCCCTGAgctga